From the Euphorbia lathyris chromosome 6, ddEupLath1.1, whole genome shotgun sequence genome, one window contains:
- the LOC136231844 gene encoding uncharacterized protein → MDFVHARRHDERKVIMLNDHFQPVEDDDKLLPEFSNFLGTIARLYVPLNWVTWHHVPDKNDLWEFVKQKYIIPEQGKHWVMKSISSSWRVYKARIKEKHYICYDNDEERLKHRPNDIPLDEFKMLLKYWNDPKVKTLAKKNAISRKKIKDTHTTGPRSFAQIRKKLPDHATPTKAEIFVATRKRKEGRQYKLPNEILKYRLSTIEEICSIGANTESVDQLICGDSSHGSTWLVGRRGVPKKLKKQSATEVPNSYVEELTTKIRDQLANDMKQQMRDNMTWMINKLGEANPNLKVDVDEMFGGISCENENATPSKCGDDEVDEIEE, encoded by the exons ATGGATTTTGTACATGCAAGGAGGCATGATGAGAGAAAGGTAATTATGTTGAATGATCATTTTCAACCTGTAGAAGATGATGATAAATTATTACCAGAGTTCAGCAATTTTTTGGGGACAATAGCAAGGTTATATGTGCCGCTTAATTGGGTTACTTGGCATCATGTTCCCGACAAGAATGActtgtgggagtttgttaag cAAAAGTATATTATCCCTGAGCAAGGAAAACATTGGGTAATGAAGTCAATTTCTAGTTCATGGAGGGTGTATAAAGCTCgtataaaagaaaaacattacATCTGTTATGATAATGATGAGGAGAGGCTAAAACACAGGCCGAATGATATTCCACTTGACGAATTCAAGATGTTATTAAAGTATTGGAATGATCCCAAAGTCAAG ACGCTGGCTAAGAAAAATGCAATAAGTCGGAAGAAGATAAAAGATACACATACTACAGGGCCAAGAAGCTTTGCTCAAATCAGAAAGAAGTTG CCAGATCATGCGACGCCAACAAAGGCTGAAATTTTTGTGGCAACCCGTAAACGAAAAGAGGGTCGTCAATACAAGTTGCCAAATGAGATATTGAAATATAGACTT TcaacaattgaagaaatttgtTCAATTGGAGCAAACACTGAGAGTGTCGATCAATTGATTTGTGGTGACTCTTCACACGGATCAACTTGGCTTGTTGGGAGGCGTGGAGTACCTAAGAAATTGAAGAAACAGTCAGCCACAGAAGTTCCTAATAGCTATGTGGAGGAACTTACAACAAAGATACGAGATCAGCTTGCTAATGACATGAAACAACAAATGCGGGATAATATGACATGGATGATAAACAAATTAGGAGAAGCCAATCCCAATCTCAAGGTTGATGTTGACGAAATG